A region of the Pedococcus aerophilus genome:
GCAGAGGTCAGCCGTCGCCAGGCCGACCTCGAGGCGCTGGAGTCGCAGCTGACGGCACTGAAGAGCAGCGTGGCGCGCTCTCCCATCCAGATCAGCCTGACGACGGAGTCCAACGTCATTGCGGCCCCCGAGGAGGAGGACGGCACCGGGTTCATGGCCGGACTGGTCGGCGGCTGGGACGCGTTCACGGCGTCGGTGCGGGTCGTCCTGACGATCATCGGGGCGCTGGTGCCGTTCGTGGCAGCCTTCGCCCTGGTCGGGGTGCCGCTGTGGCTGGCCTGGCGCCGTCGTCGGCCCGTGCCGACCTCGCCGACGGTTCCGACCGTGCTGCCGTGACGACTGTGCGGCGATCCGGCCCTCGGGTCAGCGGGCGCCGACCTCGTGGACGAGCTCGACGACCCGCGTGATGACGTCGGGGTCGGTGGTCGGCAGGACGCCGTGGCCGAGGTTGAAGATGTGCCCGGGCGCGGCCCGACCCTCCTCGACGATCGCGCGGACCCTGGCCTCGAGGGCCGGCCACGGGGCGAACAGGAGCGCGGGGTCGAGGTTGCCCTGCACGGCATACCCGTCACCGATGCGCGCGAGCGCGTCGGTGAGGGACACGCGGTAGTCCACGCCGACGACGTCGGCGCCGGCGGCGCCCATGGCGGGGAGCAGCTCGCCCGTACCGACCCCGAAGTGGATCGTCGGGGTGCCGTGCTTCGCCACCGCGGCGAGCGCCACCCGCGAGTGCGGCTGGACGTAGGTCTCGTAGTCGGCCCGCGGGAGGTTGCCGACCCAGGAGTCGAAGAGCTGGACGACCGAGGCCCCGGCCGCGGCCTGCACGTCGAGGAACGCACCGGAGATCTGCGCGAGGCGGGCGCACAGGTCGTGCCACAACCCGGGGTCTCCGTACATCAGGGCCTTGGTGTTCTCGTGGTTCTTGCTCGGCCCACCCTCGACGAGGTAGCTCGCCAGGGTGAACGGCGCCCCGGCGAACCCGATGAGCGGCGTCGCGCCGAGCTCGGCGACGAGCAGCTGCACCGACTCGGTGATGTCGGGGACGAGGTCGGGGGTGAGCTCGGGCAGCCGGTCGAGGTCCGCGCGGGTGCGGAACGGCTCGGCGACGACGGGACCGACACCGGCGACGATGTCGAGGTCCACCCCGACCGCGGCGAGCGGGACGACGATGTCGGAGAAGAAGATGGCCGCGTCGACGCCGTGGCGGCGGACCGGCTGGAGGGTGATCTCGGTGACGAGGTCGGGGCGGCGGCAGGACTCCAGCATGCCGACGCCCTCACGGACCTTGCGGTACTCGGGCAGCGAGCGCCCGGCCTGGCGCATGAACCACACCGGGGTGTGGGTCACCGGCTGGCGGCGGGCGGCCCGGACGAGGGCAGAGTCGAGCGGGCTGTCGAGGGGGGAGGTCACCCGCCCAATCCTAGGTCGCGCCGGCAGCGCCGCTCACACCGCGATGACCGCGGCGCCGACCAGCGACAGCAGCGCCCCCACCTGCTGGATCGGGCGCAGCCGCTCCTTGAGGACGAGCCGCGCGAGCAGGATCGTCACGACGGGGTACAGCGAACCGAGGACGCTCGCGACGCTCACCTGGCCACGGGAGGACGCGACGGCGAAGAGCGCGTTGGCGGCCACGTCCCCGCACCCGATCAGCAGCAGCGCCGGCACCTCGCGCGCGACCACTCCCCCGACCGACCGGGCGACGAGGGCGACCACGGTGAACACCACGACCGAGGTGCACCGCATCCCCCACAGCGTCATCAGCGTCGACGAGCGCGCACCGCGGTCGAGGCAGAACAGGGCCAGCCCGAAGCCGACCGCGGCGATCCCCGCCAGCACCACCGGGCGGGTCGACACGTCGCCGCTCAGCTCGGGTCCGGAGGCGAGGGTCACGCCGACGACGGCGACGAGGATGCCGACCCAGGTCCAGGCCGACGGCTCGTCACCGGTGGCGACGCCGAGCAGGACCGGGACAGCCACCCCGAGGGCCGCGATCGGGGCGACCACACCCATCGTCCCGGTGGACAGGGCGGTGTAGAAGCAGAGCAACCCAGTGAGGCCCGACAGGCCCGCGGCGGCCGACCACAGCGGCCAGCCCGACCAGGCGACGTCACCCAGCTGGGTGAGCACCACGGCGGTGAGCACGACGAATGCGAGCGCCTGCGTCCACCCGACCACCGCGACCGCCGGGCGCCGCCTCGAGAACAACCCGGCGAAGAAGTCGGAGGTGCCCCAGCACGCGCTCGAGGCCAGCGCGAGGAGGGAGAGCACCCGCGCACGGTACCCGCGCAGCGCGACACGACGCGGACTCAGCCTCCCTGTGATATCCGACCCCGCGACATACTCTCTGACGGTGGGCAGCAGAACGGTCCCCGGCGACCAGTCACCCGAGTTCACGCAGGCGCTCAGCGACCTGCGCGGCGCGCGGTTGCGCCCCGAGATCCGGCTCACCGAGGTGCCCGCGCCCCAGCGCATCGCCCCGTATGCCGTGGCCCTCACCGCCGAGGTGGTGGGTGCCGCCGCGGACGAGGACGAGCTCGCGTCGGGCCGGTTCGTCCTGCTGCACGACCCGTCGGCGCCGGACCCGTGGGACGGTGCCTGGCGCGCGGTGACGTTCGCCCGCGCCGAGCTCGAGCCCGAGCTGGCCAACGACCCGATGCTGGGTGCCGTGGGCTGGTCGTGGCTGACCGACGCGCTGGAGTCGCACCACCTCGGTTTCACCGCGGAGGCCGGCACCGTCACGCGGGTCGTCTCCGAGAGCTTCGCGGGGCTGTCCGACCGACCTGCCAGCGTCGAGATGGAGGTCCGCGCATCGTGGACCCCGGTAGCCGGCAACGTCGGTGCGCACCTGGTCGCGTGGTCGGACCTCCTGTGCACCATCGCCGGTCTCCCGCCGCTGCCCGAGGGAGTCATCGCGCTGCCTGGGCCGCGGCGCTGAGCACCGAGCCGGGTAGGTTGGGCCGGTGACCGACACCGACGCCGAGATCCCCGCAGTGGGAACGGCGCCCCCCACCTCTGCCGCGGACCGCCCCCAGGACTCGGGCGACCCGTCCGCCGGCGCCACCGCCGACGCCACCGCGGTCGGCACCAAGGCCGGCGCCGAGGACGCGGCCCAGGAGACGGCTGAGGACACCGTCGAGCTCATCCCCCTCGACATGCCCGCCGACGGCGTGCCGCCGGTCGTGGAGACCGAGCGCGGGCTGATGGAGGCTGCCGCGGCCATCGCCGCCGGTGAGGGCCCGGTCGCCCTCGACGCCGAGCGCGCCAGCGGCTACCGCTACGGCCAGCGGGCCTACCTCGTGCAGCTGCGCCGGGAGGGCTCCGGCACCTGGCTGATCGACCCGATCGCCTGCCCCGACCTGTCCCCGCTCGACGAGGCCATCGGCAACGCCGAGTGGATCCTGCACGCCGCCACGCAGGACCTCGCCTGCCTCGCCGAGGTGGGGCTGCGCCCGCGCCAGCTGTTCGACACCGAGCTCGCCGGCCGCCTGCTCGGACTTCCCCGCGTCGGGCTCGCCGCCGTCGTCGAGCACTACCTCGGTCTTTCGTTGGCCAAGGAGCACTCGGCCGTCGACTGGTCGACGCGTCCGCTTCCCGAGCCGTGGCTGCGGTACGCCGCGCTCGACGTGGAGGTGCTCGTCGACGTCCGCAACCTCATGGGCGTCGACCTCGCCAAGCAGGGCAAGGCCGGCTGGGCCCGCGAGGAGTTCGAGGCGCTGCTCGACTTCACCGGCCCCGCGCCCCGCGTCGACCCGTGGCGCCGCACGTCCGGCATGCACAAGGTGCGCCAGCGCCGGATCGCCGCCGTCGTCCGCGAGCTGTGGGAGACCCGCGACGCCATCGCCCAGGACCGCGACGTGTCCCCCGGTCGGGTCCTGCCCGACGCCGTCCTCGTCGAGATCGCCATGGCGGCACCGACGAGCCCGGCCGCGCTGCCCTCGGGCCACCGCTCGGTGCGCCGCTACCAGCGCCAGTGGCTCGACGCGGTGACCCGGGCCAACGCGATCCCCGAGGCCGACCTGCCGCCGATGACCCTGCGCTCGGACGGCCCGCCGCCGCAGCGCGCCTGGCCCGAGCGCGACCCGGTCGCCGCGGCCCGTCTGGCTGCCACGCGTGAGGCGCTGACCGAGTTCGCCACCGAGCACTCCATCCCGGTGGAGAACGTGCTGTCGCCGGAGCCCCTGCGTCGCGTCATCTGGACGCCGCCCGCCGACCGCAGCGCCGCGGGCTTCGCCGAGGCGCTCCAGTCCCTCGGCGCCCGCCGTTGGCAGACGGACGTCGTGGCCCCGCTGGTCGCGGCGGCCTTCGAGGCGCACCCCGACGAGTAGCCCCGCTCCCGGCAGGGACGGGGTGCCGCGCCATACCGACGTGCACCCGCGGACCGTCGTGACGGCTCTCACTCGCGGGGTCGGGTGACCGTCTTGTTACCGGGAAGTAGCATCGTGGGCAGGTGCATGGACGGACCGTCCGGCACCGCCCACCTGCTCCACCGACCCAGGAGGCCACCCGTGCCCCGCACCCTTCAGGAGGTCGTCTTCGTCGACGGCGTCCGGACGCCGTTCGGCAAGGCCGGGGAGAAGGGCATCTACGCCCAGACCCGCGCCGACGACCTCGTCATCCGTTGCATCCGTGAGCTCATGCGCCGCCACCCCGAGCTGCCGCCGGAGCGCGTCGAAGAGGTCGCCATCGCGGCGACCACCCAGATCGGCGACCAGGGCCTGACCCTCGGCCGCATGGCCGCCCTCCTGTCCGGTCTCCCCAAGACGACGCCGGGCTACTCCATCGACCGCATGTGCGCCGGCGCGATGACCGCCGTGACCGCCACCGCGAGCTCGATCGCGTTCGGCTCCATCGACATCGCCATCGCCGGCGGGGTCGAGCACATGGGCCGCCACCCCATGGGTGAGGGAGTCGACCCCAACCCGCGCATCGTCGCCGAGAAGCTCGTCGACCCCAGCGCGCTCGTCATGGGCTCGACCGCCGAGAACCTGCACGACCGCTACCCGACGCTGACCAAGGAGCGCTCCGACGCCTACGCCGTCGCCTCCCAGGAGAAGCTCGCCAAGGCGTACGCCAACGGTCAGGTCCAGCCCGACCTCGTGCCCGTCGCCACCCGTCACCAGGACCTCGGCTACGGTCTGGCCATCCAGGACGAGCCGCCGCGCCCCGGCACCTCCCTGGAGAGCCTCGCCGAGCTGAAGACGCCGTTCCGCCCGCACGGCAACGTCACCGCCGGCAACTCGGCCGGCCTCAACGACGGCGCGACCGCGTGCATCCTCGCCTCCGAGGCTGCGGCCCAGGAGCTCGGTCTGCCGATCCGTATGCGGCTCGTGGACTTCGCCTTCGTCGGCGTCGAGCCCGAGGTCATGGGCATCGGACCGGTGCCGGCTGCCGAGAAGGCGCTCGGCAAGGCCGGGCTGTCGATCGAGGACATCGGCCTGTTCGAGCTCAACGAGGCGTTCGCGGTGCAGGTGCTCGCGTTCCTCGAGCACTTCGACATCGCCGACGACGACCCGCGCGTCAACCAGTACGGCGGCGCCATCGCCACCGGTCACCCGCTCGCCTCGTCGGGCGTGCGCCTGATGACGCAGCTCGCCCGCCAGTTCGAGGAGCACCCGGAGGTCCGCTACGGCATGACCGCCATGTGCATCGGCATCGGCATGGGTGGAGCCGTCATCTGGGAGAACCCCCACCACGCTGACTACGGCAAGGAGGTCGCCGCATGAGCGACCAGCAGACGTTCGACGAGGTCGTGACCCACACCCCGGTCCGCGACATCACCCTCCCCGGCGACGCCGGCGTCCTCGCTCTCGTCACGCTCGACAACGGGTTCGACCACACCAAGCCCAACACGTTCGGGCCGCAGACCATCGCCGGACTGCTCTCGGTGGTCCAGAGCCTGCGCGCCCGCGCCGAGGCCGGCGAGATCCAGGCCGTCGGCATCACCGGCAAGCCGTTCATCTTCGCGGTCGGAGCCGACCTCAAGGCCGTCGCCCAGGCGACCAGCCGCGACCAGGCCCTCGAGGTCGCCCGGGCCGGCCACGCCGCGTTCGGGGCGATCATGGACCTGCCGGTCCCGACGTTCGCGTTCGTCAACGGTGCGGCGATGGGTGGTGGCGTGGAGATCGCCCTGTCCGCCGACTACCGCAGCATCTCCGCGGGCGTGCCCGCGATCGCGCTGCCCGAGACGTTCCTGGGCCTCGTCCCGGGGTGGGGCGGCTGCTACCTGCTGCCCAACCTCGTCGGACCGGCGAACGCGCTCAAGGTCATCATCGAGAACCCGATGAACACCAACCGGATGCTCAAGGGCCCGCAGGCGTTCGAGCTCGGCATGGCCGACGTGATGTTCGCCCCTGCCGACTTCCTCGAGGAGTCGCTGCTCTGGGCCGCGAAGGTCATCACGGGCGAGACGAAGGTCGAGCGTGCCGAGGTGTCCCGGGACGAGGCGGAGTGGTCCGGCGCCATCAAGGCCGCCAAGGGCCTGGTCGACCTCAAGACCGGTGGGAAGTCCCCCGCCCCCTACCGCGCCCTCCAGCTCGTCGCCGAGGCCCGCACCGCGACCCGCGACGAGGCGTTCGCCGCCGAGGACGAGGCACTTGCCGACCTCGTCATGGGTGACGAGCTGCGCGCGGGGCTCTACTCGTTCGACCTCGTCCAGCGTCGGGCCAAGCGCCCGGCCGGGGCGCCCGACAAGGCCCTGGCCCGCAAGGTCACCAAGGTCGGCATCGTCGGCGCCGGTCTCATGGCCAGCCAGCTCGCGCTGCTGTTCGCCCAGCGCCTCGAGGTGCCGGTCGTCATGACCGACCTCGACGAGGAGCGGGTGGGCAAGGGTGTCGGCTACGTCCACGCCGAGGTCGACAAGCTGCTCGGCAAGCGCCGGGTCAACCAGGACAAGGCCAACCGCATCAAGGGCCTCGTGACCGGGTCGACGAGCAAGGACGGTTTCGCCGACGCCGACTTCGTCATCGAGGCCGTGTTCGAGGAGATGTCGGTCAAGAAGCAGGTCTGGGCCGAGGTCGAGGCGGTCGTGTCGGGCGAGTGCGTCCTCGCGACCAACACCAGCTCGCTGTCCATCACGGAGATGGCGTCCGAGCTGCAGCACCCCGAGCGGGTCGTGGGCTTCCACTTCTTCAACCCGGTCGCCGTCATGCCGCTGCTGGAGATCATCAAGGGAGAGCAGACCGACGACGCCACCCTCGCCACGGCCTTCGCCACCGGCAAGACGTTGAAGAAGACCACGATCCTCGTCAAGGACTCGCCGTCGTTCATCGTCAACCGGCTCCTCGGCCGCTTCATGGGCGAGGTCGCCAAGGTCGTCGACGAGGGCACCCCTATCGAGGTGGCCGACCGTGCGTTCGCCGGCCTCGCGCCGATGCCGCCGTTCATCCTGCTCGGCCTCGTCGGACCGGCCATCGCGTTGCACAACAACGAGACCCTGGCCAGGGCGTTCCCCGACCGCTTCTACGTCTCGGAGAACCTGCGCAAGGTCGTCGCCGCGAAGAAGTCGGCCATCTACACCTGGCCCGAGGGCAAGCCGGTCGTCGACCCCGAGGTCGAGGCGCTGTTCGACAAGCCGGCCGACCCCGTGGTGCTGACGACCGAACAGGTGCGCGAGCGCGTCCTCGGCGTCCTGGCCGACGAGGCCCGGCGCATGCTCGACGAGGGTGTCGCCCAGGCCCCGATGGACCTCGACCTCGCGATGATCACCGGCGCCGGGTTCCAGTTCTGGAACGGTGGCCTCACGCCGCTGCTCGACCGCGAGGGCGTCTCGGAGAAGGTCACCGGCAGGCGCTTCCTGCCCGCCGGGGTGGCGAGCGTCCCCGCGTAGTCCGCACGCGCCATACGCGACGACGCCCCGACGAGCACCTTGTCGGGGCGTCGTCGTCGGAGGACCATGCCTGCCATGACCACGACCGGTGACACGTTCGTCAACGCGCTGGCGGCCAAGGACGAGGACGGGCTGCGGGCGCTGCTCACCGAGGACGTCGACTTCCGCGGGCTCACCCCCGACCAGGCGTGGCAGGGCACCGGCCACGACGCGGTGCTGGAGGTGCTGCTGGGCCGGTGGTTCGAGCCCCACGACGAGATCGTCGAGGTGCGCGAGGTCGCCGTCGACACGGTGGGCGACCGGGACCGGGTGACCTACCGGCTGGGGCTGAGCTGCCACGGCGAACCCCGCGTGACCGAGCAGCACGCGGTGTTCGAGACCGACGGCGAGGGCCGGATCGGCTGGTTGCGGATCATGTGCTCGGGTTTCCGTCCTGATGCCTCTGGCGCGTGACCCGTCCCACCACACAGAACCACCCTCAACTGTGGCTCGTCGCCACATGCTCGGCCCACCCCCGCGGTCCTAGTCTCGCGGCATGCCGACGACGCCTGCGCTGCTCGACCTGACCGGACGCACCGCTCTCGTGACCGGTGCGGCGAGCGGGATCGGCGCCTCCTGCGTCGAGCGGCTCGTGGCCGCCGGCGCCAGGGTGCACGCGGCGGACCGCGACAAGGAGGGCCTCGACCGGTTCTCCTCCCTCGCCGGGGTCGAGCTGCTGCCGACCGACCTGTCCGACCTGGCCGCCGTGGACCAGCTGCCTGGCGATGTCGACATCCTGGTCAACAACGCCGGCATCCAGCACGTGAGCCCGATCCACGAGTTCCCCGTCGAGACCTGGGACCTGATCATCCGGCTCATGCTCACCTCGCCGTTCCGCCTCACGCGCCGCGTGCTCCCCCACATGTACGCGCAGGGGTTCGGGCGCATCATCAACGTCTCCAGCGTCCACGGCCTGCGGGCGAGCGCCTTCAAGGCGGCCTACGTCTCGGCCAAGCACGGCCTCGAGGGCCTGTCGAAGGTCACCGCCCTCGAGGGTGCCGAGCACGGGGTGACGAGCAACTGCGTCAACCCCGCCTACGTCCGCACCCCGCTGGTGGAGAAGCAGATCGCCGACCAGGCCAAGACGCACGGCATCACCGAGGACGAGGTCGTCGCCAAGATCATGCTCGAGCCGGTGGCCGTCAAGCGGCTCGTGGAGGCCGACGAGGTCGCCGAGCTGGTGGCGTTCCTCTGCGGCCCCTCGGCCGCATCCGTGTCGGGTTCGTCCTTCGCGATGGACGGTGGCTGGACGGCCCACTGACGGCACCAGCCGCCATAGGATCCGACTCGATGGACGCCCACGACGACTCAGCGATGACCCTCCTGCGCCTGCTGGCCGAGGGTGCTCCCGCGTCGGAGCTCGGTGGCGTCCGGGACCCCGGGGGCGAGGCCCGCGAGCTGGCGCTGCGGGTGCGTGCCGCGTTCGACTCGCGTCGGCGCCGCGAGGCCGAGCTCACCGCCCTCGTCGAGACCGCCCGCGACCTCGCCGCCCTGCGCGACCCCAGCGGGATCCTCGAGGCCATCGTCCGCCGCGCCCGGACCCTCATCGGCACCGACGTCGCCTACCTCACGCTGTACGACCCCGAGGCCGGCGACACCTTCATGCGGGCCACCGACGGCTCGGTGTCCGTGGAGTTCCAGACGGTGCGGCTCTCCCTCGGCGACGGGCTCGGCGGGCTGGTGGCCTCGACCCACAAGCCGTACTGGAGCGCGGACTACCTCAACGACCACCGGTTCCAGCACACGGGGACCATCGACAGCGCGGTCGGCGACGAGGGCCTGGTGTCCATCTGCGGGACTCCCCTGACCGTCGAGGACGAGTTCGTCGGGGTGCTGTTCGCGGCCAACCGCTCACCCCGGCCGTTCTCCCCCGACCAGGTCGCCCTCCTCGGGTCGCTGGCCGCCCTGGCCGCCGTCTCGATCGTCCAGACCCGCAGCGCCGACGAGGTCCGGCGCCACACCGCCGGTGTGGAGCGGGCCGCCGCTGCTCACGACCGCTTCGCCGAGCTCGTCCTGGCCGGTGGCGGGGTCGACGACATCACCAAGGCCCTCGGCGACCTGCTGGGTGGCTGGGTGGTGCTGCTCGGCTCCGAGGGTGAGTGCCTGAGCACCCACGGCGACGCACCCTCGACCGACGACGCCCGCGCCGGCTCGCTCACCGACTCGGCCGTCGTCCGGATGACCCAGGCGTCCGGGCGGCTCGCCCACGACCCGGCCGGCGACCGGTGGGCCATCGGCGTCAAGGCACCGCAGACCCCCCTCGGCGTGCTGGTCCTGGGCGGTGTGGGGGTCCTCGACGACGCCGACCGGCGCACCGTCGAGCGCGCCTCGGTCGTGTCTGCCCTGGTCCTGCTCTTCGAGCGCACCGCCGCCGAGGCCGAGCAGCGCGTGCGCACCGACCTCGTGACCGACCTCGTCAGCGGCCGCGGCGACCCGCAGGCCCTGGCGTCCCGCGCGCGCGGCGAGGGCGTGGACCCCTCGGTCCCCCACGCCGTGCTCGTGGCAGACGCGGACGACACGGTGCCGCGCCGCACCCTGCTGCTCGCCGCCCACGCCGCCGCCGGTCCCGACTCGGTCGTCGGCGAGCACGACGGACGTGTCGTGGCCCTCGTGCCCTCCGACGACGCCCACCAGTCCGCCGGTGAGCTCGCCCGTCGCCTGGGGCGACTGGGCCGGGTCAGCGTCGGAGCCGCCGGACCGGTCAGCCTCGCCGACGACGTGCCCGCCACCTGGGCCGAGGCGGTGCGGACCGTGCAGGCGCTGGAGTCCCTCGGGCTCGGCGGCACCGGAGCGAGCTCGGCCCACCTCGGCTTCGCCGGTCTCGTCGTGGGCTCGGCCCCCGACGTCGACGGGTACGTCACCGACCACCTCGGCCCGCTGCTCGACTACGACGCCAAGCGTGGGTCCGAGCTGGTCAAGACGCTCCAGGCCTACTTCGACGCCGGTGGCAGCCCGCGGCACGCCGCGACGCAGCTGCACGTGCACGTCAACACCGTCAGCCAGCGCCTCGAACGCATCGCGGCACTGCTCGGACCGCACTGGCAGCAGCCGGATCCCGCCCTGGAGCTGCAGCTGGCGCTGCGGCTGCGGCGGCTCAGTGCAGGCGCGTCGCCAGCGACGTCGCCACCGCGTCGGCGGTGAGCCCCAGCTCGTCGAGGAGCTGACCGCGCGAGGCGTGGTCCAGGAACGACTTCGGTATGCCGTGCAGGTGCACCGGCTGCTCGAGCCCCGCCGCGCGGAGGGCGACCGTGACGGCCACCCCCACGCCGCTCGTGACGAGGTTGTCCTCGACGACCGCGACGGCACCGGCGTAGCGCGCCAGCTCGACCAGGTCGTCGCTCACGGGCAGCACCCAGCGCGGGTCGACGGCAGTGACCCGCAGGCCCTGGGCCTCGAGCTTCTGCGCCACCTCGACCGACAGGGCGGCGAACGCCCCGACACCGACGACGAGCACGTCGCAGCCGTCCGTCGAGGTCTCGTGCAGGACGTCGAGCGCACCCACCTGGCGCACCGCCGGCACCGGCTCCCCCACGTCGCCCTTCGGGAACCGGATCACGGTCGGGGCGTCGGCCACGTCCACGGCCTCGCGCAGCTGCATACGGACCTGCTGTCCGTCGCGCGGGGCGGCGAGGCGCAGGCCGGGCACGATGGAGGCGATCGCCATGTCCCACATGCCGTTGTGCGACGCACCGTCGCTACCGGTGACCCCGGCGCGGTCGAGGACGAACGTGACCCCGGCGTGGTGCAGCGCCGCGTCCATAAGCAGCTGGTCGAACGCCCGGTTGAGGAACGTCGCGTAGACCGCCACCACGGGGTGCAGCCCGGCGAACGCGAGCCCGCTCGCCATGGTCGTCGCGTGCTGCTCGGCGATGCCGACGTCGAAGACGCGGTCGGGGTAGGCCGCGGCGAACCCGTCCAGGCCCACGGGGATGAGCATGGCCGCGGTGAGCGCGACGAGGTCGGGCCGCTCGGCACCGAGGGCCACCATCTCGTCGTTGAACTCGTCGGTCCAGATGCGGCCGCTGACCTCGAACGGCAGCCCCGTCTCGGGGTTGAACTTGCCGACGCCGTGGAACTGGTCGGCGTCGTCGTTGATGGCCGGGTCGTAGCCGCGGCCCTTCTGCG
Encoded here:
- a CDS encoding DMT family transporter, which gives rise to MLSLLALASSACWGTSDFFAGLFSRRRPAVAVVGWTQALAFVVLTAVVLTQLGDVAWSGWPLWSAAAGLSGLTGLLCFYTALSTGTMGVVAPIAALGVAVPVLLGVATGDEPSAWTWVGILVAVVGVTLASGPELSGDVSTRPVVLAGIAAVGFGLALFCLDRGARSSTLMTLWGMRCTSVVVFTVVALVARSVGGVVAREVPALLLIGCGDVAANALFAVASSRGQVSVASVLGSLYPVVTILLARLVLKERLRPIQQVGALLSLVGAAVIAV
- the hemE gene encoding uroporphyrinogen decarboxylase; translated protein: MTSPLDSPLDSALVRAARRQPVTHTPVWFMRQAGRSLPEYRKVREGVGMLESCRRPDLVTEITLQPVRRHGVDAAIFFSDIVVPLAAVGVDLDIVAGVGPVVAEPFRTRADLDRLPELTPDLVPDITESVQLLVAELGATPLIGFAGAPFTLASYLVEGGPSKNHENTKALMYGDPGLWHDLCARLAQISGAFLDVQAAAGASVVQLFDSWVGNLPRADYETYVQPHSRVALAAVAKHGTPTIHFGVGTGELLPAMGAAGADVVGVDYRVSLTDALARIGDGYAVQGNLDPALLFAPWPALEARVRAIVEEGRAAPGHIFNLGHGVLPTTDPDVITRVVELVHEVGAR
- a CDS encoding DUF3000 domain-containing protein codes for the protein MGSRTVPGDQSPEFTQALSDLRGARLRPEIRLTEVPAPQRIAPYAVALTAEVVGAAADEDELASGRFVLLHDPSAPDPWDGAWRAVTFARAELEPELANDPMLGAVGWSWLTDALESHHLGFTAEAGTVTRVVSESFAGLSDRPASVEMEVRASWTPVAGNVGAHLVAWSDLLCTIAGLPPLPEGVIALPGPRR
- a CDS encoding helix-turn-helix domain-containing protein, which gives rise to MDAHDDSAMTLLRLLAEGAPASELGGVRDPGGEARELALRVRAAFDSRRRREAELTALVETARDLAALRDPSGILEAIVRRARTLIGTDVAYLTLYDPEAGDTFMRATDGSVSVEFQTVRLSLGDGLGGLVASTHKPYWSADYLNDHRFQHTGTIDSAVGDEGLVSICGTPLTVEDEFVGVLFAANRSPRPFSPDQVALLGSLAALAAVSIVQTRSADEVRRHTAGVERAAAAHDRFAELVLAGGGVDDITKALGDLLGGWVVLLGSEGECLSTHGDAPSTDDARAGSLTDSAVVRMTQASGRLAHDPAGDRWAIGVKAPQTPLGVLVLGGVGVLDDADRRTVERASVVSALVLLFERTAAEAEQRVRTDLVTDLVSGRGDPQALASRARGEGVDPSVPHAVLVADADDTVPRRTLLLAAHAAAGPDSVVGEHDGRVVALVPSDDAHQSAGELARRLGRLGRVSVGAAGPVSLADDVPATWAEAVRTVQALESLGLGGTGASSAHLGFAGLVVGSAPDVDGYVTDHLGPLLDYDAKRGSELVKTLQAYFDAGGSPRHAATQLHVHVNTVSQRLERIAALLGPHWQQPDPALELQLALRLRRLSAGASPATSPPRRR
- a CDS encoding nuclear transport factor 2 family protein; amino-acid sequence: MTTTGDTFVNALAAKDEDGLRALLTEDVDFRGLTPDQAWQGTGHDAVLEVLLGRWFEPHDEIVEVREVAVDTVGDRDRVTYRLGLSCHGEPRVTEQHAVFETDGEGRIGWLRIMCSGFRPDASGA
- a CDS encoding 3-hydroxybutyrate dehydrogenase, whose amino-acid sequence is MPTTPALLDLTGRTALVTGAASGIGASCVERLVAAGARVHAADRDKEGLDRFSSLAGVELLPTDLSDLAAVDQLPGDVDILVNNAGIQHVSPIHEFPVETWDLIIRLMLTSPFRLTRRVLPHMYAQGFGRIINVSSVHGLRASAFKAAYVSAKHGLEGLSKVTALEGAEHGVTSNCVNPAYVRTPLVEKQIADQAKTHGITEDEVVAKIMLEPVAVKRLVEADEVAELVAFLCGPSAASVSGSSFAMDGGWTAH
- a CDS encoding 3-hydroxyacyl-CoA dehydrogenase NAD-binding domain-containing protein encodes the protein MSDQQTFDEVVTHTPVRDITLPGDAGVLALVTLDNGFDHTKPNTFGPQTIAGLLSVVQSLRARAEAGEIQAVGITGKPFIFAVGADLKAVAQATSRDQALEVARAGHAAFGAIMDLPVPTFAFVNGAAMGGGVEIALSADYRSISAGVPAIALPETFLGLVPGWGGCYLLPNLVGPANALKVIIENPMNTNRMLKGPQAFELGMADVMFAPADFLEESLLWAAKVITGETKVERAEVSRDEAEWSGAIKAAKGLVDLKTGGKSPAPYRALQLVAEARTATRDEAFAAEDEALADLVMGDELRAGLYSFDLVQRRAKRPAGAPDKALARKVTKVGIVGAGLMASQLALLFAQRLEVPVVMTDLDEERVGKGVGYVHAEVDKLLGKRRVNQDKANRIKGLVTGSTSKDGFADADFVIEAVFEEMSVKKQVWAEVEAVVSGECVLATNTSSLSITEMASELQHPERVVGFHFFNPVAVMPLLEIIKGEQTDDATLATAFATGKTLKKTTILVKDSPSFIVNRLLGRFMGEVAKVVDEGTPIEVADRAFAGLAPMPPFILLGLVGPAIALHNNETLARAFPDRFYVSENLRKVVAAKKSAIYTWPEGKPVVDPEVEALFDKPADPVVLTTEQVRERVLGVLADEARRMLDEGVAQAPMDLDLAMITGAGFQFWNGGLTPLLDREGVSEKVTGRRFLPAGVASVPA
- a CDS encoding thiolase family protein, with the protein product MPRTLQEVVFVDGVRTPFGKAGEKGIYAQTRADDLVIRCIRELMRRHPELPPERVEEVAIAATTQIGDQGLTLGRMAALLSGLPKTTPGYSIDRMCAGAMTAVTATASSIAFGSIDIAIAGGVEHMGRHPMGEGVDPNPRIVAEKLVDPSALVMGSTAENLHDRYPTLTKERSDAYAVASQEKLAKAYANGQVQPDLVPVATRHQDLGYGLAIQDEPPRPGTSLESLAELKTPFRPHGNVTAGNSAGLNDGATACILASEAAAQELGLPIRMRLVDFAFVGVEPEVMGIGPVPAAEKALGKAGLSIEDIGLFELNEAFAVQVLAFLEHFDIADDDPRVNQYGGAIATGHPLASSGVRLMTQLARQFEEHPEVRYGMTAMCIGIGMGGAVIWENPHHADYGKEVAA
- a CDS encoding HRDC domain-containing protein; amino-acid sequence: MPADGVPPVVETERGLMEAAAAIAAGEGPVALDAERASGYRYGQRAYLVQLRREGSGTWLIDPIACPDLSPLDEAIGNAEWILHAATQDLACLAEVGLRPRQLFDTELAGRLLGLPRVGLAAVVEHYLGLSLAKEHSAVDWSTRPLPEPWLRYAALDVEVLVDVRNLMGVDLAKQGKAGWAREEFEALLDFTGPAPRVDPWRRTSGMHKVRQRRIAAVVRELWETRDAIAQDRDVSPGRVLPDAVLVEIAMAAPTSPAALPSGHRSVRRYQRQWLDAVTRANAIPEADLPPMTLRSDGPPPQRAWPERDPVAAARLAATREALTEFATEHSIPVENVLSPEPLRRVIWTPPADRSAAGFAEALQSLGARRWQTDVVAPLVAAAFEAHPDE